A genomic segment from Neobacillus sp. YX16 encodes:
- the racE gene encoding glutamate racemase — MKQPIGVIDSGVGGLTVAKEIMRQLPNEKIIYLGDTARCPYGPRPLKEVKRFTWELTTFLLEKDIKMLVIACNTATAAVLDDIRNELRIPVLGVIYPGARTAIKRTKNYRVGIIGTEGTIKSGAYEKALKALNSRLFVTGQACPKFVPLVESGEYDGEIAERIVVEALKPLQNQNLDTLILGCTHYPLLEPLIQKVMGETVNVISSGDETAREISAILQYNRILETDENITEHEFYTTGSKYIFSKIASQWLGVPINNVKKIKL; from the coding sequence TTGAAACAACCAATTGGTGTCATAGATTCCGGAGTTGGTGGATTAACAGTTGCAAAAGAGATCATGAGACAGCTTCCGAATGAAAAAATTATATATTTGGGAGATACGGCCAGGTGCCCCTACGGCCCAAGACCTCTAAAGGAAGTTAAAAGATTCACCTGGGAACTGACTACATTCTTATTAGAAAAAGATATAAAAATGCTCGTCATTGCCTGCAACACGGCAACGGCGGCGGTCCTTGATGACATAAGAAATGAGTTAAGGATTCCAGTACTCGGTGTTATCTACCCTGGAGCACGAACTGCTATCAAGCGGACAAAGAATTATCGAGTTGGGATAATTGGGACAGAAGGAACAATCAAAAGTGGTGCCTATGAGAAAGCGTTAAAAGCGCTAAACAGCCGTTTATTTGTAACAGGACAAGCTTGCCCCAAATTTGTTCCTCTTGTTGAAAGCGGAGAATATGACGGGGAAATCGCGGAGAGAATCGTCGTCGAAGCACTAAAACCGCTGCAAAATCAAAACTTAGATACATTGATTCTTGGCTGCACCCATTACCCCTTACTCGAACCACTAATTCAAAAAGTAATGGGCGAAACTGTCAATGTCATCAGTTCTGGTGATGAAACAGCAAGGGAGATTAGTGCCATACTTCAATATAACAGGATCCTCGAAACAGATGAGAATATAACAGAACATGAATTTTACACGACAGGCTCGAAGTATATTTTTTCAAAAATAGCTTCCCAGTGGCTTGGAGTACCCATTAATAATGTTAAAAAGATTAAATTATAA
- a CDS encoding class D sortase, producing the protein MKKLPLIMILAGLIVIGVGVWQIVETNFQTDASLKEAKRIVAKAEADYDEEEPFKNPQKIDPPKFGDTVGLLKIPKIKAELAIVEGTDPNDLKKGVGHYKGSYFPAENGQIVLSGHRDTVFRRLGELVPGDIFEVQMPNGKFKYELTNTKIVDAEDRTIITLQNTKEELIVITCYPFRFVGNAPQRYIIYAKPI; encoded by the coding sequence GTGAAAAAGCTTCCGTTAATTATGATTTTGGCAGGATTAATTGTCATTGGAGTTGGAGTCTGGCAAATCGTCGAGACTAATTTTCAGACTGATGCTTCACTAAAAGAAGCGAAAAGAATTGTAGCAAAGGCCGAAGCTGACTATGATGAGGAAGAACCTTTTAAAAACCCGCAAAAAATCGATCCGCCCAAGTTTGGTGACACAGTAGGCTTATTGAAGATACCAAAGATTAAAGCAGAATTGGCCATTGTGGAAGGAACGGACCCCAATGATTTAAAGAAGGGAGTCGGGCATTACAAGGGTTCCTATTTTCCAGCAGAGAACGGTCAGATTGTCTTATCTGGTCATCGGGATACTGTTTTTCGACGTTTAGGTGAACTAGTACCTGGAGATATCTTTGAAGTGCAAATGCCAAATGGGAAATTCAAATATGAATTAACGAATACCAAGATTGTTGATGCAGAAGATCGGACCATCATTACCCTGCAGAATACGAAGGAAGAATTAATCGTCATTACCTGTTATCCATTCCGTTTTGTCGGAAACGCTCCACAACGTTATATCATTTATGCTAAACCCATTTAA
- the gerE gene encoding spore germination transcription factor GerE, with the protein MKENEYTHKPLLTKREREVFELLVQDKTTKEIAGELFISEKTVRNHISNAMQKLGVKGRSQAVVELLRMGELEL; encoded by the coding sequence TTGAAGGAGAATGAATATACTCACAAGCCGTTACTCACCAAACGTGAAAGAGAAGTGTTCGAACTCTTAGTACAGGATAAAACTACTAAGGAGATCGCTGGTGAATTATTTATAAGCGAGAAGACGGTTCGAAATCATATTTCCAATGCCATGCAAAAGCTTGGTGTAAAGGGGCGTTCACAAGCAGTTGTAGAGCTCCTTCGTATGGGAGAGCTAGAACTTTAA
- a CDS encoding tetratricopeptide repeat protein, giving the protein MKKRERAKRKDNIIFLPGLEKRLTDKGLESLQNKRYQEAITLLEEAKEHDPENSDILIGLVLAYFEAGAYIKARELANEMLLKGIGDYFHMVDLYLTILIQLHEYQEIVSTIEALFDEKEIPPERHDHFLTILQFSRRMADNDSQQEPLEEPESKEGTHPKELKLSLLKNLNEQMLAISSLAEKNIRPYMDEIKEYLTSDTGHPFLKTMLLSLLKEQEYDKKIMVKKFSEDQSVVPTELPDIQSQPRMKEIEYLLEKRLENSDPYLFENIKGMVERIFFISYPFEFTPEETEAWAGAFHLLALDYLGMDSDLSDISNEYEISPEKIEQALVKIRELEEISYPNI; this is encoded by the coding sequence ATGAAAAAACGGGAACGAGCGAAACGGAAAGACAATATTATATTCCTTCCCGGACTCGAAAAGAGATTGACGGATAAGGGCCTTGAGAGCCTGCAAAATAAAAGGTATCAAGAAGCTATCACCTTGCTTGAGGAAGCAAAGGAGCATGACCCAGAAAATAGTGATATTTTAATAGGTCTTGTGCTCGCATACTTTGAAGCGGGAGCCTATATAAAAGCCAGAGAACTGGCTAACGAAATGCTGCTAAAGGGAATTGGCGATTATTTTCATATGGTTGACCTATACCTCACCATATTAATACAGCTCCACGAATATCAAGAAATTGTCTCTACGATTGAAGCCTTATTTGACGAAAAGGAAATTCCACCAGAGAGGCATGATCATTTCCTGACCATCCTCCAATTCAGCAGACGAATGGCAGATAACGACAGTCAACAGGAGCCGTTAGAGGAACCAGAATCAAAAGAAGGTACCCATCCAAAAGAACTCAAACTTTCATTACTAAAAAATCTAAATGAGCAAATGCTCGCGATTTCGAGTTTGGCGGAAAAGAATATTCGTCCATACATGGACGAAATCAAAGAATATCTTACCTCAGACACTGGCCACCCATTTCTAAAAACCATGCTTCTGTCTCTATTAAAAGAACAGGAATATGATAAGAAAATTATGGTTAAAAAGTTTAGTGAGGATCAAAGCGTTGTACCTACAGAACTTCCAGATATCCAATCACAGCCAAGAATGAAAGAAATAGAATATTTACTAGAAAAAAGATTAGAAAATAGTGACCCATATCTTTTTGAAAATATTAAAGGGATGGTAGAACGGATTTTTTTCATCAGCTATCCATTTGAGTTCACGCCTGAAGAGACTGAAGCCTGGGCAGGTGCATTTCACCTGTTAGCGCTAGATTATCTCGGAATGGATTCGGATTTAAGTGATATATCAAATGAATACGAGATTTCACCAGAAAAAATAGAGCAGGCACTTGTAAAAATAAGAGAATTAGAAGAAATTTCTTATCCCAATATATAG
- the rph gene encoding ribonuclease PH codes for MRVDGRERLQLRPIHIETGYLMHPEGSVLISVGNTKVICTASIEERVPPFMRGEGKGWITAEYSMLPRATESRNIRESSKGKVTGRTMEIQRLIGRALRAIVDLSSLGERTVWIDCDVIQADGGTRTASITGAFVAMAIALHRLGEKKNMKFPITDYLAATSVGVLKNNETVLDLNYAEDSKAQVDMNIVMTGNGEFVELQGTGEESTFSYQQLQDMLGAAQEGLMELFEHQKSALGEEITAKIEARRKK; via the coding sequence GTGCGTGTTGATGGTAGAGAACGACTGCAATTAAGACCCATACATATTGAAACAGGATATTTAATGCACCCTGAAGGCTCGGTCCTTATTTCTGTAGGGAACACAAAGGTGATTTGTACTGCGAGCATTGAGGAGAGAGTTCCTCCTTTTATGAGAGGAGAGGGCAAAGGCTGGATAACCGCAGAATATTCTATGCTGCCACGGGCAACAGAATCAAGAAATATTCGTGAGTCTTCAAAAGGGAAAGTTACCGGTAGAACAATGGAAATCCAGCGCTTAATCGGACGTGCTTTAAGAGCGATCGTTGATTTATCTTCATTAGGTGAAAGAACGGTGTGGATTGATTGTGATGTTATTCAAGCAGATGGCGGAACAAGGACTGCTTCCATTACAGGAGCATTTGTCGCAATGGCCATTGCCCTTCATCGACTTGGAGAAAAAAAGAATATGAAGTTCCCGATTACAGATTACTTAGCGGCCACTAGTGTCGGTGTTTTAAAAAATAACGAAACGGTTCTTGATCTGAATTATGCAGAAGATTCCAAAGCACAAGTAGATATGAATATCGTGATGACGGGAAATGGAGAATTCGTGGAATTACAGGGAACAGGCGAAGAATCTACCTTCTCTTATCAACAACTTCAAGATATGTTGGGTGCAGCGCAAGAAGGGCTGATGGAACTGTTTGAACATCAAAAAAGTGCATTAGGGGAAGAGATTACGGCAAAAATTGAAGCAAGACGAAAAAAATAA
- a CDS encoding XTP/dITP diphosphatase, which yields MKEVIIATKNPGKAKEFEHIFAPRGIAVKTLLDYPEIEDVEETGTTFEENATLKAVAVSQRLNKIVIGDDSGLIVDALEGRPGIYSARYAGEEPKDDQKNLEKVLNELQGVSEENRTARFYCALAVALPGKETITVSGTCEGRILEEQRGTNGFGYDPVFYVPEKGRAMAELSSHEKNKISHRANALKKLEGILDSIVERAE from the coding sequence ATGAAGGAAGTTATTATAGCAACCAAAAATCCAGGTAAGGCCAAAGAATTTGAACATATTTTTGCTCCAAGAGGGATTGCAGTCAAGACACTGCTTGATTACCCTGAAATTGAGGATGTAGAAGAAACAGGGACCACTTTTGAAGAGAATGCAACATTGAAAGCAGTAGCTGTTTCACAAAGACTAAATAAAATCGTGATTGGCGATGATTCCGGTTTAATAGTGGATGCATTAGAAGGCAGACCTGGTATTTATTCAGCACGTTATGCTGGTGAAGAGCCAAAGGATGATCAAAAAAATCTAGAAAAAGTTCTAAATGAACTACAGGGAGTTTCTGAAGAAAATCGTACTGCTCGATTTTATTGTGCCCTTGCTGTAGCTTTGCCTGGAAAAGAGACAATTACTGTGTCTGGGACTTGTGAAGGACGAATTCTAGAAGAACAAAGGGGAACAAATGGATTTGGTTATGATCCCGTCTTTTATGTACCGGAAAAAGGCCGTGCAATGGCAGAACTATCTTCTCATGAAAAGAATAAAATAAGTCATCGAGCCAATGCATTGAAAAAGCTTGAAGGTATCTTAGATTCTATCGTGGAGAGAGCGGAATAA
- the sdhB gene encoding succinate dehydrogenase iron-sulfur subunit has product MSENKTVKFIVTRQDSPDAAPYDEEFELAYRPNMNIISALMEIRRNPVNTKGQATTPITWDSNCLEEVCGACSMVINGKPRQSCSALVDQLEQPIRLEPMKTFPVVRDLQVDRSRMFDALKKVKAWIPIDGTYDLGPGPRMPEKKRQWAYELSKCMTCGVCLEACPNVNSNSSFIGPQPLSQVRLFNAHPTGEMNRSERLEAIMGDGGLANCGNSQNCVQSCPKGIPLTTSIAALNRDTTIQAFRNFFGSDNA; this is encoded by the coding sequence ATGTCTGAAAATAAAACAGTAAAATTTATTGTTACCCGTCAAGATAGCCCTGATGCTGCTCCTTATGATGAGGAGTTTGAACTAGCTTATCGTCCGAATATGAATATAATTTCGGCTTTAATGGAAATTCGTAGAAACCCTGTCAATACTAAAGGACAAGCTACTACGCCCATTACTTGGGATAGTAACTGTCTGGAGGAAGTTTGTGGAGCATGTTCGATGGTTATTAACGGAAAGCCGCGTCAATCTTGCTCAGCACTCGTTGATCAACTGGAGCAGCCAATCCGTTTAGAGCCAATGAAAACATTCCCTGTTGTCCGTGACCTACAGGTTGACCGCAGCAGAATGTTTGATGCGTTAAAGAAAGTAAAAGCTTGGATTCCAATCGATGGAACGTACGATTTGGGACCTGGTCCTCGTATGCCAGAGAAAAAACGTCAATGGGCGTACGAGCTTTCAAAATGTATGACTTGTGGTGTTTGTCTTGAGGCTTGCCCAAATGTAAACAGCAACTCAAGCTTCATTGGACCTCAACCGCTTTCACAAGTACGTTTGTTCAATGCTCACCCAACTGGTGAAATGAACAGATCAGAACGTTTAGAAGCGATTATGGGTGATGGTGGACTAGCGAACTGTGGGAACTCACAGAACTGTGTTCAGTCATGTCCGAAAGGAATTCCATTAACTACATCCATTGCAGCTCTAAACCGTGATACTACAATCCAAGCGTTTAGAAACTTCTTCGGAAGCGACAATGCTTAG
- the tig gene encoding trigger factor, with protein sequence MTVKWEKLEGNTGVLTVEVSAEKVNEGLTAAFNKVVKTVNVPGFRKGKMPRPMFEKRFGVESLYQDALDILLPEAYGNAIDEAGIDPIDRPDIDIEQMEKGKELIFKATVQVKPEVTLGDYKGLEVEEFDATVTDEDVAKELETLQNRQAELVVKEEGTAELGDTVVLDFEGFVDGEAFEGGKAENHSLELGSGSFIPGFEEQLVGLATGESKDVEVSFPEEYHAAELAGKPAVFKVTIHEIKGKELPALDDEFAKDVDDEVETLDALKEKIRTRLEDSKKHEAEHHLRDSLVEKAAENAQVEIPEVMVTSEVNRMLQEFEQRLQMQGMNLELYFQFSGQDENALREQMKEEAVNRVRVALTLEAIAKAENIEASDEDVNAELEKMAGMYNMTVENIKQALGGLEGIKGDLQKQKAVEFLIENKK encoded by the coding sequence ATGACAGTAAAATGGGAAAAGTTAGAAGGAAACACCGGTGTCCTTACTGTTGAAGTAAGCGCAGAAAAAGTAAATGAAGGATTAACTGCAGCTTTTAATAAAGTTGTTAAGACAGTAAATGTACCTGGCTTCCGTAAAGGAAAAATGCCTCGTCCAATGTTTGAAAAGCGTTTTGGCGTAGAATCACTTTATCAAGATGCATTAGATATTCTTCTTCCAGAAGCATACGGTAATGCGATTGACGAAGCAGGCATCGACCCAATCGACCGTCCTGATATCGATATCGAGCAAATGGAAAAAGGTAAAGAACTTATCTTCAAAGCGACTGTACAAGTTAAGCCTGAAGTAACATTAGGCGACTACAAAGGTTTAGAAGTAGAAGAGTTCGATGCAACTGTAACAGACGAAGATGTAGCAAAAGAATTAGAAACTCTTCAAAACCGTCAAGCTGAGCTTGTAGTGAAAGAAGAAGGTACTGCTGAACTTGGCGATACTGTTGTTCTTGACTTTGAAGGATTCGTTGATGGTGAAGCATTCGAAGGCGGAAAAGCTGAAAATCATTCACTTGAATTAGGTTCTGGCTCATTCATTCCAGGATTTGAAGAGCAGTTAGTAGGATTAGCTACTGGCGAATCTAAAGACGTAGAAGTATCTTTCCCTGAAGAGTACCATGCAGCTGAACTTGCTGGTAAGCCAGCGGTATTTAAAGTAACTATTCATGAAATTAAAGGAAAAGAACTTCCTGCATTAGATGATGAGTTTGCTAAAGATGTGGATGATGAAGTTGAAACATTAGACGCATTAAAAGAAAAAATCAGAACTCGTTTAGAAGATAGCAAGAAGCACGAAGCTGAGCACCACTTACGTGATTCTTTAGTTGAAAAAGCTGCTGAAAATGCACAAGTTGAAATTCCAGAAGTTATGGTTACAAGCGAAGTAAACCGTATGCTTCAAGAATTTGAACAACGTTTACAAATGCAAGGTATGAACCTTGAGCTTTACTTCCAATTCTCAGGTCAAGATGAGAATGCTCTACGTGAGCAAATGAAAGAAGAAGCTGTAAACCGCGTTCGCGTTGCTTTAACACTTGAAGCAATTGCAAAAGCTGAAAACATTGAAGCTTCTGACGAAGATGTTAATGCTGAGCTTGAAAAAATGGCTGGCATGTACAACATGACAGTTGAAAACATTAAACAAGCACTTGGCGGCCTTGAAGGCATCAAAGGCGATCTTCAGAAGCAAAAAGCGGTTGAATTCTTAATCGAAAATAAAAAATAA
- a CDS encoding GerMN domain-containing protein, whose protein sequence is MSKNKVKPLVTAVFASTLLLSGCGLFGKEVQKKVDPPKQVTVTDTNPTKETTGKSEEVEGTVKTELYLINKDGFVVPQTLTLPKTTSVAKQALEHLVANGPVTDMLPNDFRAVLPEETQISVNIKDGVAVVDFSKEFKNYQPEDERKILESITWTLTQFDTIEKVKLQMNGHELTEMPVNGTPISENLSRATGINIDTAGVIDITNTKPVTVYYIGGEEDSYYYVPVTKRVNTSEKNNIVAVVNELVKGPNAKSNLASEFMPDVELLEAPKIEDGKVTLNFNKSIYGSFEEKIVSQNLLNALVLSLTEQKGIESVAVTVDGKADLVNDKGDKLSEPVTRPEKVNTGSF, encoded by the coding sequence ATGTCAAAAAATAAAGTGAAACCGCTTGTTACAGCTGTTTTTGCTTCAACACTTCTATTATCGGGGTGCGGTTTGTTCGGGAAAGAAGTCCAGAAAAAAGTTGATCCGCCAAAGCAGGTTACAGTAACCGATACGAACCCAACTAAGGAAACCACTGGTAAGAGTGAAGAAGTCGAAGGAACAGTGAAAACAGAGTTATACTTAATCAATAAAGATGGGTTTGTGGTTCCGCAAACATTAACACTGCCGAAAACAACATCGGTTGCGAAACAAGCCTTAGAACACCTAGTTGCCAATGGACCTGTAACAGACATGCTTCCAAATGACTTCCGGGCTGTCTTACCAGAAGAAACGCAAATCTCTGTTAATATTAAAGATGGTGTTGCTGTGGTCGATTTCTCGAAGGAGTTTAAAAACTACCAGCCTGAGGATGAAAGGAAAATTCTCGAATCTATCACATGGACACTTACCCAATTTGACACGATAGAGAAAGTAAAGCTTCAAATGAATGGACATGAATTAACGGAAATGCCTGTTAATGGCACACCGATTAGTGAAAATCTATCAAGAGCAACTGGAATCAACATTGATACCGCGGGCGTAATTGATATCACAAACACAAAGCCAGTAACTGTTTATTATATCGGCGGTGAAGAAGATTCGTACTATTATGTACCTGTCACGAAGAGGGTTAATACGAGTGAGAAAAATAATATTGTGGCGGTCGTAAATGAATTGGTAAAAGGACCTAATGCAAAGTCTAATCTTGCTTCAGAATTTATGCCTGACGTAGAGCTGCTAGAGGCACCAAAAATTGAAGATGGAAAAGTTACCTTGAACTTTAATAAATCTATCTACGGAAGCTTTGAAGAAAAAATTGTTTCCCAGAATTTACTTAACGCACTTGTCCTTTCATTGACCGAGCAAAAAGGAATTGAAAGTGTTGCCGTTACAGTAGATGGCAAGGCTGATTTGGTAAATGATAAAGGTGATAAATTATCCGAACCAGTTACGCGCCCAGAAAAAGTCAATACAGGTAGTTTCTAA
- a CDS encoding MarR family transcriptional regulator translates to MTVENSQKVSDEIVARIEKDLRYISGIIKQKGREMLSHYKITPPQFVALQWLFEDGDMTIGELSTKMYLAFSTTTDLVDRMEKNQLVVRVKDPKDRRVVRIHLLEEGERIIDEVIKKRQVYLEEVLANFSLEEIQQLQTNLMKLHQDMR, encoded by the coding sequence ATGACTGTCGAAAATTCACAAAAAGTTAGCGATGAAATTGTCGCAAGGATAGAAAAGGACTTGCGTTATATTTCAGGAATTATTAAGCAAAAGGGCAGAGAAATGCTAAGTCATTATAAAATTACTCCGCCGCAATTTGTAGCACTGCAATGGCTCTTTGAGGATGGCGATATGACCATTGGAGAGTTGTCTACTAAAATGTATTTGGCCTTTAGTACGACTACAGACCTTGTTGACCGCATGGAAAAAAATCAACTGGTTGTTCGGGTAAAGGATCCTAAGGATCGCCGTGTCGTTAGAATTCACCTGCTTGAAGAAGGCGAAAGAATAATAGATGAAGTAATTAAGAAACGACAAGTTTACTTAGAGGAAGTTTTGGCGAATTTCTCCTTAGAAGAAATTCAACAACTTCAAACCAATTTAATGAAACTGCATCAAGATATGCGTTAA
- a CDS encoding metallophosphoesterase codes for MSKVLVVSDSHGLTRELEVLRERHVNEVDLMIHCGDSELMADDKSIDGYLTVMGNCDFGGSYPLETTTEIAGRKFFVTHGHRYSVKSSLMNLKYKAAELGADIACFGHSHVLGAEVIGDTFFLNPGSIRLPRERLEKTYVILDLLEEKIKMSVFDISGQELKDLSFEFNLPRK; via the coding sequence ATGAGTAAGGTTCTTGTTGTTAGTGATAGCCATGGTTTAACGAGAGAGCTCGAGGTATTACGGGAGCGGCATGTGAACGAAGTAGATTTAATGATTCATTGCGGTGATTCTGAATTAATGGCTGACGATAAATCGATAGATGGTTATTTGACCGTGATGGGGAATTGCGACTTTGGTGGCAGTTATCCATTAGAAACAACAACTGAGATTGCTGGCCGAAAGTTTTTTGTTACACATGGTCACAGGTATTCAGTGAAATCATCATTAATGAACTTAAAATACAAGGCAGCAGAACTTGGTGCAGATATCGCCTGTTTTGGACATTCTCATGTACTGGGAGCAGAAGTTATTGGGGATACGTTTTTCTTGAACCCTGGAAGCATACGCTTGCCACGGGAACGACTTGAAAAAACTTATGTAATTCTGGATTTATTGGAAGAAAAAATCAAAATGTCTGTCTTTGACATCAGCGGACAAGAACTTAAAGACTTGTCATTTGAATTTAACTTGCCAAGAAAATGA